The following proteins come from a genomic window of Polyangiaceae bacterium:
- a CDS encoding SUMF1/EgtB/PvdO family nonheme iron enzyme has protein sequence MVEVSAPAGGSYCIDATEATREHYAAFVAANPDPSAAQTGSCKDANKQWIREDCWPGGFDATPSDYPMLCVDYCDAKAYCEWAGKRLCGRIGGGTLVGNEYADPNVSERFNACSLGGTLAFPYGQVYSDKCATSLTVVPVGNPECAGPLPGLFDMATGAWDWIDSCDPCKAVGGSIDSPTSLPLSKPACAGYLSITPNQQLPDQPPYMTGIRCCHD, from the coding sequence ATGGTGGAGGTGAGCGCCCCGGCCGGCGGCTCCTACTGCATAGATGCAACTGAGGCAACTCGCGAGCACTACGCCGCGTTCGTGGCAGCGAACCCGGACCCCTCCGCCGCGCAAACCGGTTCATGCAAGGATGCAAACAAACAGTGGATTCGCGAAGACTGCTGGCCTGGCGGCTTCGATGCCACTCCATCCGACTACCCGATGCTTTGCGTCGACTACTGCGACGCGAAAGCGTACTGCGAATGGGCTGGCAAGCGTTTGTGCGGCAGGATCGGTGGCGGCACGCTCGTGGGAAATGAGTATGCCGATCCGAACGTAAGCGAACGATTCAATGCCTGCAGCCTCGGAGGCACACTAGCGTTCCCCTACGGTCAGGTCTATTCCGACAAATGCGCCACGTCCCTGACCGTGGTCCCGGTTGGCAACCCTGAATGTGCGGGCCCGCTCCCCGGCCTGTTCGACATGGCGACGGGCGCCTGGGATTGGATAGACAGCTGTGATCCGTGCAAGGCGGTCGGCGGTTCGATCGACTCGCCTACATCGTTACCCCTCTCGAAACCAGCTTGTGCCGGGTATCTCTCGATCACTCCCAACCAGCAACTCCCTGACCAGCCACCCTACATGACGGGAATTCGGTGCTGCCATGACTAG